Proteins encoded together in one uncultured Desulfosarcina sp. window:
- a CDS encoding methyltransferase domain-containing protein, with amino-acid sequence MRKRTSINLLALLAVLILGAGMIAVAYKRIAIDTDLARSLPTGDPVIADGIQIFEKNPIKDQIAIDIGGGEEDEETLLAAAELVEAELKKSGLFAQVGNKPMHRALADLADHVIQHLPVLFTAGELEHQVAPLLTEERIGQALVQARDELYRMDGIGQAKALAADPLGLRNIVLSRLASLNPAPGASILHGRILSADRRHLLVLATPKGSGTDTAVARELSRFFGDLEQKVDRQFGNRIVLTPTGAYRAALDNETIVKKDVHRAILWATVGIGLLLLAAFSRPLVGILALLPALAGTVMAFFVFSWLRDSISIMVLGFGGAIISITVDHGIAYMLFLDSDAGSGRHGASREIRAVGLLAVLTSVGAFGALAFSGFAVFEQLGLFTAMGIGFAFLFVHTVFPRILKIEQMQAPSPRKRFSRLVDLLASGGKAAFILALLAAVALGVFAKPRFNTDLKTMNSVSPETRKADETMAAVWGDIFSSVYLMTEAGELTALQARNDRLLEQLDTEVYAGGIEKPVTPSLFFPGRSRCADNSASWREFWSPQRIQAVSTAIVEQGSTLGFTHGAFAPFLGAIAADPPTETEIPPAVMPLLGISRDDADGSFRQMTRITPRSHFDGQRFFARISPLSSVFDPALFSQRMGRLLFATFSKMLLIIGASLIVLLALFFADLGLLLTSLLPLVFAFVCTLGTLGLMGRALDIPALMLAVVILGMGVDYTLFLVRGYQRYQHFDHPHFTVVRTAVFMAAASTLVGFAVLLTADHGLLKSAGWIGFLGIGYCLAGALLLLPPLLKRRFEGHRLHAGGIEARYSNMEPYPRMFARYKLRLDPLFDELALLLPPDAAFANIMDVGCGYGVPACWMAERYPTATIFGFDPRQERVRVASLALGDRGRIRNGSAPDLPPMDVLVDLATMLDMSHYLQDWELEKTLERIHDRLLPGGRLIMRSVLPRSARPHWTWYLEHFRIKRKGLAVCYRDSGELAAILQRCGFEVMGNRPSGKREDMVWHVAKIR; translated from the coding sequence ATGCGAAAAAGAACATCCATCAACCTGTTGGCGCTTCTTGCCGTCCTGATCCTGGGGGCGGGGATGATCGCCGTTGCCTATAAACGCATCGCCATCGATACGGACCTGGCCAGGTCCCTGCCCACCGGCGACCCGGTCATCGCCGACGGCATCCAGATTTTCGAAAAAAATCCCATCAAGGACCAGATCGCCATCGACATCGGTGGAGGCGAAGAAGACGAGGAAACCCTGCTGGCTGCCGCGGAACTAGTGGAAGCCGAACTAAAAAAAAGCGGCCTGTTCGCCCAGGTGGGCAATAAGCCCATGCATCGGGCCCTGGCCGACCTGGCCGACCATGTGATCCAACACCTTCCGGTCCTGTTCACCGCCGGGGAACTGGAACATCAGGTGGCGCCGCTGTTGACCGAGGAACGGATTGGCCAGGCCCTTGTGCAGGCCCGAGACGAATTGTACCGCATGGACGGCATCGGGCAGGCCAAGGCCCTGGCCGCCGATCCGTTGGGCCTGCGAAACATCGTCCTCTCCCGGCTGGCGTCCTTAAATCCCGCCCCCGGAGCGAGCATCCTCCACGGCCGTATTCTTTCCGCCGACCGCCGACACCTGCTGGTCCTGGCCACGCCGAAGGGGTCCGGCACCGACACCGCCGTGGCCCGCGAACTGTCCCGGTTCTTTGGGGACCTGGAACAGAAAGTGGACCGGCAATTCGGCAACCGGATCGTCCTGACGCCCACCGGCGCCTACCGGGCCGCGCTGGACAACGAGACCATCGTAAAAAAAGACGTTCACAGAGCCATTTTGTGGGCCACCGTGGGCATCGGCCTCCTTCTGCTGGCGGCCTTTTCGCGTCCCCTGGTGGGCATTCTGGCCCTGCTGCCGGCCCTGGCCGGCACGGTCATGGCCTTTTTCGTCTTCTCATGGCTCCGGGACAGCATCTCCATCATGGTGCTGGGCTTCGGTGGGGCGATCATCTCCATCACCGTGGATCACGGCATCGCCTACATGCTTTTTCTGGACAGCGATGCCGGCTCCGGCAGGCACGGTGCGTCGCGGGAGATCCGCGCCGTCGGACTCCTGGCGGTGCTCACCTCCGTGGGGGCCTTCGGGGCGCTGGCCTTCAGCGGCTTTGCCGTATTCGAACAGCTCGGCTTGTTTACCGCCATGGGCATCGGCTTTGCCTTCCTTTTCGTCCACACCGTGTTCCCCCGCATTCTTAAGATCGAACAAATGCAGGCGCCCTCCCCCCGAAAACGCTTTTCCCGCCTGGTGGACCTCCTGGCGTCCGGCGGCAAAGCCGCCTTTATTCTGGCCCTCCTGGCGGCCGTTGCGCTGGGTGTCTTCGCCAAACCCCGGTTCAACACCGACCTGAAGACCATGAACAGCGTCAGCCCGGAGACCCGCAAGGCCGACGAAACGATGGCGGCCGTCTGGGGCGATATCTTCTCCAGCGTCTACCTGATGACCGAAGCCGGAGAACTTACCGCACTGCAAGCGAGAAATGACCGACTGCTGGAACAGCTCGACACTGAAGTTTACGCCGGCGGCATCGAAAAGCCGGTAACACCTTCCCTGTTTTTTCCGGGCCGCAGCCGCTGCGCGGACAACAGTGCTTCCTGGCGCGAATTCTGGTCTCCGCAGCGTATTCAGGCCGTATCCACGGCCATCGTCGAACAGGGATCAACTTTAGGTTTTACTCACGGTGCCTTTGCCCCTTTTCTCGGAGCCATTGCCGCCGATCCGCCCACCGAAACCGAGATCCCGCCGGCCGTCATGCCCCTGCTGGGCATCTCCAGGGACGACGCCGACGGAAGCTTCCGGCAAATGACCCGCATCACGCCCCGCAGCCATTTTGACGGCCAACGGTTTTTTGCCCGCATCTCCCCGCTCTCTTCCGTGTTCGACCCGGCCCTGTTCTCCCAGCGCATGGGCCGTTTGCTGTTTGCAACCTTTTCGAAGATGCTGCTGATCATCGGGGCGAGCCTGATCGTTCTGCTGGCGCTTTTCTTCGCCGATTTAGGCCTGCTGCTGACATCGCTGCTGCCATTGGTTTTCGCCTTTGTCTGCACCCTGGGCACCCTGGGGCTGATGGGGCGCGCTCTGGACATCCCTGCTTTGATGCTGGCGGTCGTCATTCTGGGCATGGGTGTGGACTACACCCTCTTTCTGGTGCGGGGCTACCAGCGCTACCAGCACTTCGATCATCCCCATTTCACGGTGGTCCGCACGGCGGTGTTCATGGCTGCCGCATCCACCCTGGTGGGCTTTGCCGTTCTTCTCACCGCCGATCACGGACTGCTGAAAAGCGCCGGCTGGATCGGATTTCTGGGAATCGGCTACTGCCTGGCCGGGGCCCTGCTGCTCCTGCCGCCGCTGTTGAAACGACGGTTCGAAGGCCATCGGCTACATGCAGGTGGAATCGAAGCACGCTATAGCAACATGGAGCCCTATCCGCGCATGTTCGCCCGCTACAAGCTGAGGCTGGACCCGCTGTTTGACGAACTGGCTTTACTTTTGCCACCCGACGCTGCATTTGCCAATATCATGGATGTGGGCTGCGGATACGGGGTGCCGGCCTGCTGGATGGCCGAGCGCTATCCCACGGCCACCATTTTCGGGTTCGATCCCCGGCAGGAGCGGGTGCGGGTGGCGTCTCTGGCGCTGGGCGACCGCGGACGTATCCGGAACGGGTCGGCTCCCGACCTGCCGCCCATGGACGTTCTGGTGGATCTGGCAACCATGCTGGACATGAGCCATTATTTGCAGGACTGGGAACTGGAAAAAACCCTGGAGCGCATCCACGACCGCCTGCTGCCTGGCGGACGGCTGATCATGCGTTCGGTGCTGCCCCGCTCGGCCCGGCCCCACTGGACCTGGTACCTGGAGCATTTCAGAATTAAAAGAAAGGGGCTGGCCGTCTGCTACCGCGACTCGGGAGAACTGGCGGCCATACTGCAGCGATGCGGCTTTGAGGTGATGGGCAACCGGCCTTCCGGAAAAAGGGAGGATATGGTGTGGCATGTGGCAAAAATCAGGTGA
- a CDS encoding polysaccharide deacetylase family protein yields MKPIHPATKNGIFSPAERCGVIAFALAILLGAVDLRLATVPLTLLVMMCVVAPFLPRAGFFFPVISHGTTGENRVAITFDDGPDPATTPRLLDLLEKYRVPATFFVTGRRAAVYPNLIRAIIDRGHEIGNHSFHHNKYRMFWQPGLLDHEIVATQRALAPLGIVPLAFRPPIGITTPAMGKILTARNLFAVNFSCRAFDGGNRRIGHLSRKILTAVQPDDIVLLHDSRPDTNRSIEPWLNEVEAILKGLSDKGLSAVPLSRLIGRPVMRRKDERIF; encoded by the coding sequence ATGAAACCAATCCACCCGGCTACCAAAAACGGCATTTTCTCGCCCGCCGAACGCTGCGGCGTGATCGCCTTTGCGCTGGCGATACTGCTGGGCGCCGTCGACCTGCGCCTGGCAACGGTGCCGCTGACCCTACTGGTGATGATGTGCGTTGTGGCCCCCTTTTTGCCCCGGGCCGGATTTTTCTTTCCCGTGATCAGCCACGGCACCACCGGCGAGAACCGAGTGGCCATCACCTTCGACGACGGCCCGGACCCGGCCACCACGCCACGTCTGCTGGACCTTCTAGAGAAATACCGCGTTCCGGCCACCTTTTTCGTCACCGGCCGGCGGGCCGCTGTTTATCCCAACCTGATACGAGCCATCATCGACCGGGGCCACGAGATAGGCAACCACTCCTTTCACCACAACAAATACAGAATGTTCTGGCAGCCGGGCTTGCTGGACCACGAAATCGTTGCCACCCAGCGAGCCCTGGCGCCGCTGGGAATTGTCCCCCTGGCGTTTCGCCCGCCCATCGGCATCACCACCCCGGCCATGGGCAAGATTCTGACCGCCCGCAATCTTTTTGCCGTCAACTTCAGTTGCCGGGCCTTCGACGGGGGCAATCGCCGCATCGGACACCTCTCCCGCAAAATTCTCACCGCCGTCCAACCGGACGACATCGTGCTGCTGCACGATTCGAGGCCCGATACAAACCGCAGCATCGAACCCTGGCTCAACGAAGTCGAAGCCATCCTCAAGGGCCTTTCGGACAAAGGACTCTCCGCCGTTCCTCTCTCCCGCCTGATTGGGCGACCGGTGATGCGTCGAAAGGATGAGCGGATCTTTTAA
- a CDS encoding type II toxin-antitoxin system VapC family toxin encodes MIFDTDIFIWVQRGNEKAAKMMEKSDEKFLSIQTYMELLQCAKNKTQHKYVKNFLSSFDFTVLPLTENIGHRASIYIEEYTLSSGLRSGDAIIAATAVENGLILASSNSKHFRIIKELQLKTFKP; translated from the coding sequence ATGATATTTGATACGGATATTTTTATATGGGTCCAGCGAGGCAATGAAAAAGCGGCAAAAATGATGGAAAAATCGGATGAAAAATTTCTTTCCATTCAAACCTATATGGAACTCTTGCAATGCGCTAAAAATAAAACGCAGCACAAATATGTGAAAAACTTTCTATCATCTTTTGACTTTACAGTTTTGCCGCTGACAGAAAACATAGGTCATCGTGCATCCATTTATATTGAAGAATACACCTTATCTTCCGGGCTCAGATCAGGAGATGCCATCATTGCAGCCACCGCTGTCGAGAACGGATTGATACTGGCATCAAGCAATTCCAAGCATTTCAGAATAATTAAAGAGCTTCAGTTAAAAACATTCAAACCATAA
- a CDS encoding acetate--CoA ligase family protein, with protein MATNPLHRLMNPSSIATFGANNNFMKMGTLQALSIIKDGYAGKFYPVHPREKEVMGHKAYASVSELPDSPDLAFLVVPSSQVVPIMEELGEKGTQSAIIITAGFGETGEDGQKIQDRLNEISRQYGIRFLGPNCMGIINSEISLNTTVMPYPLVKGSFGFASQSGTYLTQTIPYLKKRGIRFSKAISVGNSANIDITDALEYLGEDEQTKAISLYIESIKDVRRFVDVARRITPHKPVLAQYVGGSGAGSRSALSHTGSMAAPDHLYEGMFRQAGVIRVQSIEELYGYGNMLAQQPALQGRRIGILTNSGGPGSAMANALEKAGLDVPKFSEALQSRIRPLVYDHAPCGNPVDLTFHLDIDTLTQKIPAIILESGEVDGLVLHGALRRGYLIEIYDHIKEALSNAPVDALLKDFQAIPEQSLALVSTYKKPVGISSFYDRDDDYTVAYQDHGIPVFDSPEKTAGAMGALYSHFKVRQRPPWHPPVVTSPPAAAIDLIRECRDHGQGNLDEYNSKCFLKAWGLPVNEETLVHNSDEAIQAADTLGYSIVLKASSPDIRHKTGKGFIQLDLDSASAVADAYEKIQGAAGKPVPVLVGRMLKGKREFVAGIVDHQGFGPSVMFGFGGIFAEALDDVVFRPAPLSIEDAEEMIADIRSKKLLEEFRGMPAVNTKALAEIIHRLSLIPLAHPEIGEIDINPLIVEKDQPVAVDALVVLKP; from the coding sequence ATGGCCACCAATCCGCTGCATCGCTTGATGAACCCGTCTTCCATCGCCACCTTCGGGGCGAACAACAACTTCATGAAAATGGGAACCCTGCAGGCCCTGAGTATTATCAAAGACGGGTACGCGGGAAAGTTCTACCCCGTTCACCCCAGAGAAAAAGAGGTCATGGGCCACAAGGCCTACGCCTCCGTGAGTGAACTTCCCGATTCGCCGGATCTGGCGTTTCTCGTCGTTCCTTCGAGCCAGGTGGTCCCTATCATGGAAGAATTGGGGGAAAAGGGAACCCAAAGCGCTATTATCATCACCGCAGGATTCGGCGAAACCGGTGAGGACGGGCAGAAGATCCAGGACCGGCTCAATGAAATTTCCCGGCAGTACGGAATCCGCTTTCTCGGACCCAACTGCATGGGCATCATCAACAGCGAGATTTCACTGAATACCACGGTCATGCCCTACCCGTTAGTAAAAGGTTCATTCGGGTTCGCCTCCCAGAGCGGCACCTATCTGACCCAGACCATACCCTATCTGAAAAAGCGGGGGATTCGGTTCAGCAAAGCCATCAGCGTAGGCAACAGCGCCAACATTGATATCACCGATGCCCTCGAATACCTGGGAGAGGACGAACAGACCAAAGCCATCTCCCTTTATATCGAAAGCATCAAGGATGTCCGGCGCTTTGTCGATGTGGCCCGCAGGATCACCCCACACAAACCCGTGCTGGCCCAGTATGTGGGCGGCTCCGGTGCCGGGTCAAGGTCTGCCTTGAGCCATACGGGCTCCATGGCAGCGCCGGACCACCTTTACGAGGGGATGTTCCGCCAGGCAGGCGTCATCCGCGTCCAGTCCATTGAAGAACTCTACGGGTACGGGAACATGCTCGCCCAGCAGCCTGCATTGCAAGGCCGGCGGATCGGTATCCTGACCAATTCGGGCGGACCCGGTTCGGCCATGGCCAACGCCCTGGAAAAAGCCGGGCTGGATGTTCCGAAATTTTCGGAAGCGCTCCAGTCCAGAATCCGGCCCCTTGTGTACGACCACGCCCCCTGCGGCAACCCCGTGGACCTGACTTTCCACCTGGATATTGACACGCTTACCCAGAAAATTCCTGCCATCATCCTGGAAAGCGGTGAAGTAGACGGCCTGGTGCTTCACGGCGCCTTGCGCAGAGGATATCTCATTGAAATCTACGATCACATCAAAGAAGCATTGAGCAATGCCCCGGTGGATGCGTTGTTGAAGGATTTTCAGGCGATTCCGGAGCAGAGTCTCGCCCTTGTATCCACCTACAAGAAACCGGTCGGCATCTCCAGCTTCTACGACCGGGACGACGATTATACTGTCGCCTACCAGGACCATGGCATACCGGTGTTCGACTCCCCGGAAAAAACGGCCGGCGCCATGGGTGCCCTTTACAGTCATTTCAAAGTCCGTCAGCGCCCGCCCTGGCACCCTCCGGTCGTCACTTCTCCCCCGGCCGCGGCCATAGATCTGATCCGGGAATGCCGAGACCACGGGCAGGGTAATCTCGATGAATACAATTCCAAATGTTTCTTAAAAGCCTGGGGATTGCCGGTGAATGAAGAGACCCTGGTCCACAACAGCGACGAAGCGATACAGGCCGCTGACACATTAGGGTATTCCATCGTTCTCAAGGCCAGTTCTCCAGACATCCGCCACAAAACCGGCAAGGGATTCATCCAACTGGATCTTGATTCGGCCAGTGCGGTGGCCGATGCCTATGAGAAGATTCAAGGTGCCGCAGGCAAACCGGTTCCCGTATTGGTTGGCCGGATGCTGAAGGGCAAACGGGAGTTTGTCGCCGGCATCGTGGACCACCAGGGGTTCGGCCCCTCGGTCATGTTCGGGTTCGGGGGGATTTTTGCCGAGGCGTTGGACGATGTGGTTTTCAGGCCGGCACCGCTCAGCATCGAGGATGCCGAAGAGATGATCGCGGACATCCGGTCGAAAAAGTTGCTGGAAGAATTCCGGGGCATGCCCGCGGTGAATACGAAAGCCCTGGCCGAAATCATTCATAGGTTGAGCCTGATCCCCCTGGCGCATCCCGAAATCGGGGAAATCGACATCAACCCGTTGATCGTTGAAAAGGACCAACCTGTTGCCGTGGATGCCCTGGTGGTGCTCAAGCCATAG